In the genome of Xyrauchen texanus isolate HMW12.3.18 chromosome 33, RBS_HiC_50CHRs, whole genome shotgun sequence, one region contains:
- the LOC127627238 gene encoding cyclin N-terminal domain-containing protein 1-like, giving the protein MAKRPPNENRKFGEVSSDILTDTLSDLNKRNKTNMENVSNICGKFRDQKIVESVFLLCEELGFDPVVGYNAIELLERCMTKHLEDRILSQKSQATQDTLCGDKGNYEDLIYQTLKEKFFLFIFSSVQIASKLDLHSNLVNNDTALRYLQTVNYPCSKEKLLDTEIFILKTLNFNLNVPNALLYVETLLEVLGHNDPTTPVAHLHHLCIYVLQFIYLQREPIYHSLLISATGCHSPAHEQRAKFVSVTEDFMLLGVGVIAVAAFIHHISTWEKVVQELTGITGISGQSIMEFAYVTLMHITKMKPM; this is encoded by the exons ATGGCTAAAAGACCTCCCAATGAAAATAGAAAGTTTGGAGAGGTGTCATCAGACATTTTAACTGATACTCTGAGTGACctcaacaaaagaaacaaaaccaacatggaaaatgtatcaaatatctGTGGAAAGTTTAGAGATCAGAAAATAGTGG AGAGTGTATTTCTTCTGTGTGAGGAGCTTGGATTTGACCCAGTGGTTGGATACAATGCCATTGAGTTACTGGAGAG GTGTATGACAAAACATCTTGAAGATCGAATCCTCAGCCAGAAGAGTCAGGCAACACAAGACACATTATGTGGGGACAAAGGAAACTATGAGGATCTCATCTATCAAACACTCAAGGAGAAGTTCTTTCTCTTCATCTTCTCAAGTGTTCAGATAGCCAGTAAACTGGACCTGCATTCAAAC CTTGTGAACAACGACACTGCACTGAGATATCTGCAGACGGTCAACTACCCTTGTTCCAAAGAGAAACTTTTGGACACAGAGATTTTCATTTTGAAAACTCTCAACTTTAATTTGAATGTTCCAAATGCTTTACTGTATGTGGAGACACTTTTGGAAGTGCTGG GCCATAATGATCCAACCACCCCTGTGGCACATCTGCACCACTTGTGCATCTATGTACTGCAGTTTATTTACCTGCAGAGGGAGCCAATCTACCACTCATTGCTCATATCTGCCACTGGATGCCACAGTCCGGCCCATGAGCAAAG AGCcaagtttgtgtcagtgacagAAGACTTCATGCTTTTGGGAGTTGGAGTCATTGCTGTGGCGGCATTCATTCATCATATTTCCACATGGGAAAAG GTAGTGCAGGAGCTGACAGGAATCACAGGGATATCTGGCCAGAGTATCATGGAGTTTGCATATGTCACCCTGATGCACATCACCAAGATGAAACCCATGTGA